Proteins encoded together in one Candidatus Zixiibacteriota bacterium window:
- a CDS encoding nucleotidyl transferase AbiEii/AbiGii toxin family protein — protein MTPDEIKNIPASIRGRLQNKARETGRVFSEILQYYAMECFLNRLSMSKYIDRFFLKGALMLVAWQAPQNRPTIDIDFLARIDNDLTNIESVIREICSIEVESDGLRFDTESIRSERIAEDVQYEGIRVSFIAYLEKSRINMQVDIAFHDKIYPKPIDIEYPRILKQKGSLNLKGYTMESVISEKYEAMVKLGVINSRMKDFYDIWLLSKMYDFQGGILKEALMATFTNRGTTIPQSDYPLSGALRNDMDKQKMWTAFIKVGRIQDAPERFGDVVDSIKRFLFPVLQSIISKKDFNKRWSYSKNWK, from the coding sequence ATGACCCCAGACGAAATAAAAAATATTCCTGCATCAATTAGAGGTCGGTTACAGAATAAGGCCCGCGAGACAGGCAGGGTTTTTTCCGAAATCCTGCAGTATTATGCTATGGAGTGTTTTCTTAACCGGCTATCAATGTCAAAATATATTGATCGATTTTTCTTAAAAGGCGCGTTGATGTTAGTTGCCTGGCAAGCGCCGCAAAATCGTCCAACAATTGATATCGATTTTTTGGCAAGAATTGACAATGACCTGACCAATATTGAAAGTGTAATTCGCGAGATTTGTTCAATAGAGGTGGAATCAGATGGATTACGATTTGATACAGAAAGTATCCGCAGTGAGCGAATAGCTGAGGATGTTCAATATGAAGGAATTCGCGTATCATTTATCGCTTATCTTGAGAAAAGTAGAATAAATATGCAAGTAGATATTGCATTTCACGATAAGATTTATCCCAAACCAATTGATATAGAGTATCCCCGGATATTGAAACAAAAGGGTTCGCTAAATCTCAAAGGCTATACTATGGAAAGCGTTATTTCTGAAAAATATGAGGCAATGGTCAAACTTGGTGTTATTAATAGTCGTATGAAAGATTTCTATGATATATGGTTGTTGTCAAAAATGTACGATTTTCAAGGGGGGATTTTGAAAGAGGCATTAATGGCTACTTTTACAAATCGGGGAACTACTATACCCCAGTCAGATTATCCCCTGAGTGGAGCACTACGGAATGATATGGATAAACAAAAAATGTGGACTGCGTTTATTAAAGTGGGTCGGATTCAGGATGCGCCGGAGCGATTTGGAGATGTTGTAGATTCCATAAAACGATTTTTGTTTCCCGTACTTCAATCAATAATATCCAAAAAGGATTTCAATAAACGATGGTCGTATTCGAAAAACTGGAAATGA
- a CDS encoding type IV toxin-antitoxin system AbiEi family antitoxin domain-containing protein translates to MSERAKKSIKRENRFDKAIKIFRRNNGLLRTSQAKSKGIHESTIYELYRRERLERISRGLFRLRDQPAVSFSDYVIISKRIPNSIICLISSLSYFELTNQIPHELYIAIKASTRIPEFEALPVIPFEYSANHFEKGVEIHKVGKVPVRIYCPERTIMDCFKYRNKIGLNIAIEALKLYRKKMPIRMDLLEKYARMNRVFRIVKPYLEAII, encoded by the coding sequence ATGTCTGAAAGAGCAAAAAAATCAATAAAACGGGAAAATCGCTTCGATAAAGCAATAAAAATTTTTCGAAGAAACAATGGTCTGCTTAGAACTTCGCAGGCAAAATCAAAAGGGATTCATGAAAGCACAATATACGAACTATACAGAAGGGAAAGACTAGAGCGCATTTCGAGGGGACTATTTCGACTTCGAGATCAACCCGCAGTAAGTTTTTCAGATTATGTAATAATATCGAAAAGGATACCAAATTCAATCATATGCCTCATTTCATCTTTGTCTTACTTTGAATTGACAAATCAAATACCACATGAACTCTATATTGCGATTAAAGCATCCACTAGAATACCTGAATTTGAAGCTCTTCCAGTTATACCATTTGAATATAGTGCAAATCACTTTGAAAAGGGTGTTGAAATTCACAAGGTTGGCAAAGTACCTGTCAGGATTTATTGTCCCGAGAGAACAATTATGGATTGCTTCAAATATAGGAACAAAATCGGTCTCAATATTGCCATAGAAGCACTTAAGCTTTATCGAAAAAAGATGCCCATACGGATGGATTTGCTGGAAAAATACGCAAGAATGAACAGAGTTTTTCGAATTGTAAAACCATATCTTGAAGCAATTATATGA
- the cdaA gene encoding diadenylate cyclase CdaA, producing MELFTLGFIKFRLIDLLDILIVAYIIYKLLTLMKGTRSAQMITGLILVLSLAFIAFWFRLEGLMWLFTRFATVGIIVVVIIFQPELRGMLAQMGHSRVFRMLVKYEGTKIIDEVARAAIRLAELKYGGLLVIERSVGLKNFIETGKILNAQLSAEVITTLFTPYTPLHDGAVIISSEFISAAACTLPLTKNPRYRKLYGMRHKAAIGVTEESDAIVVVVSEETGEISLVYQGMLHRDIDRSDLRDTLTDYFKK from the coding sequence ATGGAACTTTTTACTCTTGGTTTTATCAAATTTCGTCTGATCGATTTACTCGATATTCTTATCGTTGCCTATATAATTTATAAGCTCCTGACCTTAATGAAGGGCACTCGTTCGGCCCAGATGATTACGGGACTGATTTTGGTTTTATCTTTGGCGTTTATCGCTTTTTGGTTCCGTCTCGAAGGTTTGATGTGGCTGTTTACTCGTTTCGCGACTGTTGGTATTATTGTTGTGGTGATAATTTTCCAACCGGAACTACGCGGAATGCTGGCTCAGATGGGGCATAGTCGAGTATTTCGGATGCTCGTTAAATATGAGGGGACCAAAATCATTGATGAGGTCGCCCGGGCGGCGATACGACTGGCGGAATTGAAATACGGGGGATTACTGGTTATTGAACGCTCGGTTGGTCTGAAGAATTTTATCGAAACCGGAAAAATACTAAATGCTCAGTTATCGGCCGAGGTCATTACGACGTTGTTTACGCCTTATACTCCCCTGCATGACGGCGCTGTGATTATTTCGAGTGAATTTATTTCAGCCGCTGCCTGCACTTTGCCTCTGACTAAAAATCCCCGGTATCGGAAACTCTACGGAATGCGCCATAAGGCGGCCATCGGCGTGACGGAAGAATCGGACGCGATTGTGGTTGTTGTTTCGGAAGAAACCGGGGAGATTTCGTTGGTCTACCAGGGGATGTTGCATCGCGACATTGATCGTTCTGATTTGCGAGATACCCTGACGGATTATTTTAAGAAATAA
- the folP gene encoding dihydropteroate synthase yields MPNEKLAITLSDNNQIKFTRPAVMGIVNCTPDSFTIHYSSQEEAISNARRIIEEGADILDLGGESSRPGSEPVSSEEELNRVIPVIENLRGFSNIPISIDTTKAIVAGKALTSGANIINDISAFAFDADMPGIAKRFDCPVIMMHIKGIPKSMQDAPHYDDVINEVSIYFSERIDFAVAQGIKREKLILDVGIGFGKRVEDNLKLIKYLKSFESFGLPLLLGASRKSFIGKITRAEVEDRVSGSLAVAAIAVNNGADIIRTHDVAQTRQAVDMAFALREA; encoded by the coding sequence ATGCCGAACGAGAAGTTGGCGATAACGCTGTCTGATAACAATCAAATAAAGTTCACCCGCCCGGCGGTAATGGGGATTGTTAATTGTACACCCGATTCATTCACTATCCATTATTCATCTCAGGAGGAAGCGATATCAAACGCAAGGCGTATAATTGAAGAAGGCGCCGATATTCTTGATCTTGGCGGCGAGTCAAGTCGGCCAGGTTCGGAACCTGTATCATCCGAAGAAGAATTAAATCGCGTTATACCGGTCATTGAAAACCTGCGCGGCTTTTCCAATATTCCTATATCAATTGACACTACTAAGGCAATTGTCGCGGGAAAAGCATTGACATCGGGGGCAAATATAATTAATGATATATCGGCTTTTGCTTTTGACGCCGATATGCCTGGAATTGCGAAGCGGTTCGATTGTCCTGTTATTATGATGCATATTAAGGGAATTCCGAAATCGATGCAGGACGCTCCGCATTATGACGATGTTATTAATGAAGTCTCCATATATTTTTCAGAAAGAATTGACTTTGCCGTTGCTCAGGGAATTAAGCGAGAAAAGTTGATTCTTGATGTCGGGATAGGCTTTGGCAAACGGGTGGAAGATAATTTGAAGCTCATTAAGTATTTGAAAAGTTTTGAATCGTTCGGGTTGCCTCTTTTGTTAGGCGCATCTCGAAAATCGTTTATTGGCAAAATTACCAGGGCCGAAGTTGAAGACCGCGTTTCAGGTTCACTTGCCGTCGCGGCGATCGCGGTCAATAACGGAGCCGATATTATAAGAACTCATGATGTGGCGCAAACCCGGCAAGCGGTGGATATGGCGTTTGCGTTGCGAGAGGCTTAG
- the folE gene encoding GTP cyclohydrolase I FolE yields the protein MKSTISSTPPTENQKKPRKKLRNPIDRDKIVEGVRLILEGVGENINREGLLRTPERVAEFYIEAFSGVGIKASEKVSLYTAENRDEMVIVKDIPFYSICEHHLLPFFGKAHVAYIPNNNKITGFSHLARVIETLARRPTTQEVMTSKAANIIRKTINPKGVLIVTEAEHLCLTMRGIKKPGTMTITSAIRGCMRKDATRAEAFALIKGQK from the coding sequence ATGAAATCGACGATATCATCAACCCCTCCGACGGAAAATCAGAAGAAACCCCGGAAAAAGCTCCGCAATCCGATTGATCGAGATAAGATTGTCGAAGGGGTAAGGCTGATACTGGAGGGTGTCGGAGAGAATATCAACCGCGAGGGGTTGCTGCGGACTCCGGAACGAGTCGCCGAATTTTATATTGAGGCGTTTTCCGGAGTGGGGATTAAGGCCAGCGAAAAAGTCTCATTATATACGGCTGAAAATCGGGATGAAATGGTAATTGTCAAAGATATTCCATTTTATTCAATTTGCGAGCATCATCTCCTACCGTTTTTTGGGAAAGCGCATGTTGCCTATATCCCTAACAACAATAAAATAACCGGATTTTCGCATCTGGCCCGGGTTATAGAGACTCTCGCTCGCAGGCCTACGACTCAGGAAGTTATGACTTCCAAGGCGGCCAATATCATTCGCAAAACGATTAATCCCAAAGGGGTTTTGATTGTTACCGAGGCCGAGCATTTATGTCTGACTATGCGAGGGATAAAAAAACCAGGTACGATGACGATAACGTCGGCCATCCGGGGATGTATGCGCAAGGACGCGACTCGGGCCGAAGCTTTTGCTCTTATTAAGGGACAAAAATAA
- the ftsH gene encoding ATP-dependent zinc metalloprotease FtsH, producing the protein MKFNDNYNKSNVPRGGGKKHPVDNKKEGPSWKGTGRTAFFWIMLILSALVIYSLIGDTDTDVAQISYSEFLRYLDQDKVASVEFTNRKLSGRFTEEMTVATVAGGGRFRKFHLRIPFEDPKLVDKLSEAGIAIKASQEGFSWGTVLISTAPWLLLIFFWLFMIRQMQGGGGGPKGIFSFGKSRAKLLTDERPKVTFADVAGAEEAKEELSEIIDFLKDPGKFQKLGGKIPKGALLLGAPGTGKTLLARAIAGEADVPFYSMSGSDFVEMFVGVGASRVRDLFEQGKKNAPCIIFIDEIDAVGRHRGAGLGGGHDEREQTLNQLLVEMDGFESNEGVILIAATNRPDVLDPALLRPGRFDRQIVVDIPDVRGREGIFKVHTRKVKLDNDVDLKILARGTPGLSGADIANLVNEAALLAARKDKDSVEMSDFEDAKDKVMMGAERRSMVITDEEKKTTAYHEAGHAILAKLIPGADPVHKVTIIPRGQALGVTHYLPIDDKHNYNKKYMETRLVYSMGGRVAEKLIFNDYNTGAGIDIQQATVLARKMVCNWGMSDKLGPVDFGSRKEHIFLGRDIREQRDFSEATAQLIDSEIKRFVEEAEATATKLLSENVEKLHRLAEALLEKEIIDGNEIDDIINPSDGKSEETPEKAPQSD; encoded by the coding sequence ATGAAGTTTAACGATAATTATAATAAATCCAATGTGCCTCGGGGTGGAGGCAAAAAACATCCGGTTGATAATAAGAAAGAGGGACCTTCCTGGAAAGGGACCGGCCGGACCGCCTTTTTCTGGATAATGTTGATTCTATCCGCTCTTGTTATTTACAGCCTTATTGGCGATACCGATACGGACGTCGCTCAGATTTCATATTCAGAATTTTTGAGATATCTGGATCAGGATAAAGTCGCGTCGGTTGAGTTTACCAATCGTAAGTTATCGGGGCGCTTTACCGAAGAAATGACAGTCGCGACAGTAGCGGGAGGCGGACGTTTTCGGAAATTTCACCTGCGCATTCCTTTTGAAGATCCCAAGCTTGTGGATAAGCTATCAGAAGCCGGGATAGCTATCAAGGCCAGTCAAGAGGGCTTTAGCTGGGGAACGGTTCTTATCTCAACCGCACCCTGGTTACTTTTGATATTTTTCTGGTTATTCATGATTCGACAGATGCAGGGTGGCGGCGGAGGGCCAAAAGGGATATTTTCATTCGGCAAGAGCCGCGCCAAACTTTTAACCGATGAACGACCCAAAGTCACTTTTGCCGATGTGGCCGGAGCCGAAGAAGCCAAAGAAGAATTATCGGAGATTATTGATTTTCTGAAGGACCCGGGCAAATTTCAAAAACTGGGCGGCAAAATTCCCAAAGGCGCTCTTCTATTAGGCGCTCCGGGAACTGGCAAAACGCTTCTGGCGCGGGCTATTGCCGGGGAGGCGGACGTACCGTTTTATTCAATGTCCGGTTCTGATTTTGTAGAGATGTTTGTCGGCGTTGGAGCCTCTCGCGTTCGCGACTTATTTGAGCAGGGCAAGAAAAACGCTCCCTGTATTATATTTATCGATGAGATTGACGCCGTCGGACGTCATCGTGGCGCGGGATTAGGGGGCGGACATGACGAACGCGAACAAACTCTCAATCAGCTTCTGGTCGAGATGGATGGTTTTGAATCTAACGAAGGCGTAATCCTGATTGCCGCAACTAACCGTCCCGATGTTTTGGATCCTGCGCTTTTGCGTCCGGGACGATTTGACAGGCAGATTGTGGTCGATATTCCTGATGTTCGAGGTCGAGAAGGAATATTTAAGGTCCATACTCGGAAAGTTAAACTGGACAACGACGTAGATTTGAAAATTCTTGCGAGAGGAACGCCGGGCCTGTCGGGAGCCGATATTGCCAATTTGGTTAATGAAGCGGCCCTTCTGGCGGCTCGTAAAGATAAAGATTCCGTTGAGATGTCGGACTTTGAGGATGCCAAAGATAAAGTCATGATGGGCGCCGAGCGCAGATCGATGGTGATTACCGATGAGGAAAAGAAAACGACCGCCTATCACGAAGCGGGTCACGCCATACTCGCAAAGCTGATTCCCGGGGCTGATCCGGTGCATAAAGTCACTATAATTCCCCGAGGCCAGGCTCTGGGCGTAACTCATTATTTGCCTATCGATGATAAGCATAACTATAACAAAAAGTATATGGAAACCCGCTTGGTTTATTCGATGGGTGGCCGGGTAGCGGAGAAATTAATATTCAATGATTACAATACCGGCGCCGGAATAGACATTCAGCAGGCAACCGTTTTGGCGAGGAAAATGGTTTGCAATTGGGGTATGTCCGATAAGTTAGGCCCGGTCGATTTCGGTTCCAGAAAGGAGCATATCTTCCTGGGACGGGATATTCGGGAACAGCGAGATTTTTCGGAAGCGACGGCTCAATTAATCGACAGCGAAATTAAACGATTTGTTGAGGAAGCAGAGGCGACAGCGACGAAATTATTGAGCGAAAATGTTGAAAAGCTTCACCGGCTTGCTGAAGCATTATTGGAAAAAGAAATAATCGATGGGAATGAAATCGACGATATCATCAACCCCTCCGACGGAAAATCAGAAGAAACCCCGGAAAAAGCTCCGCAATCCGATTGA
- the hpt gene encoding hypoxanthine phosphoribosyltransferase yields MKSEGVRLKAKPFELLFTQNEINRVISDLGEEISEDYEDKNPILLGVLKGCFVFIADLVRAISVPSEVEFISAHSYGSGDKPGKLTLSGGPQVSLTRRHILMVEGVVDTGRTAVSIMESLKSMEPASVEIVTLLNKTGRRELEIEIKYSGFMIEKDFVIGYGLDHNQLYRNLPVIGKVVEFEK; encoded by the coding sequence TTGAAATCGGAAGGCGTTAGATTAAAAGCAAAGCCGTTTGAACTGCTCTTCACGCAAAATGAAATCAATCGCGTGATAAGCGATCTGGGTGAGGAAATATCTGAAGATTATGAAGACAAAAATCCGATTCTTCTGGGAGTACTAAAGGGATGTTTTGTTTTTATCGCTGATTTGGTGAGGGCTATTTCTGTTCCTTCAGAAGTTGAGTTTATTTCCGCTCATAGCTATGGATCAGGAGATAAGCCCGGCAAATTAACTTTATCCGGCGGTCCCCAGGTGTCGCTAACCCGTCGTCATATCCTGATGGTGGAAGGAGTTGTTGATACCGGCCGAACCGCGGTTTCCATAATGGAGTCACTAAAAAGTATGGAACCTGCCAGTGTAGAAATCGTTACACTATTAAATAAAACGGGACGCCGGGAGCTTGAAATTGAAATAAAGTATTCCGGTTTTATGATTGAAAAGGATTTTGTTATAGGATACGGGCTCGATCATAATCAATTATATCGAAATTTGCCCGTTATCGGAAAGGTAGTCGAGTTTGAGAAATAG
- the tilS gene encoding tRNA lysidine(34) synthetase TilS: MDMQTQIKKTIGRYSLIASGDQILVALSGGPDSVALLHILDNLKEQYEISLAAAYINHKIRPRAARKEILFCSEMCKELSIPFYQDEIDIPGLSMEEKTGTEETGRKYRYQALRKIAKENGYNKIATGHHRDDRVETILFNLARGTGRHGMIGFQPFRDNVIRPLYDVSREEIYDYLEDKKIAYVIDSSNTSPRYTRNRIRRRLIKLIERDISSSAKDNIIRFSEILRAEEEFLAEYTSKLFGKLHAITPGGKNTLDLKNKLDYDVWLQRRLLVRLLKQCDVDEIDYALVERLLKKVKIGKSGKIQISAELYADYLNEKLFVFRPGREIKSAYIEIPGRYDLDYPRVWIKFEYIDEDEDIERYKRDKSAACIDAEKIKLPLSIGGLKRGLRIHPFGRPGRKKARDFLTDIKYPRPLRDELPVVYDNEGVVWLAGIEIDQRLAITRRTRKILKIEIGRR; this comes from the coding sequence ATGGATATGCAGACTCAAATTAAGAAAACAATCGGGCGATATTCGCTGATTGCTTCCGGCGATCAGATTCTAGTTGCTCTCTCCGGGGGACCGGATTCGGTAGCATTGCTGCATATCCTTGATAATTTGAAAGAACAATACGAAATCTCACTCGCCGCGGCATATATAAATCATAAAATTCGGCCCCGAGCAGCCAGGAAGGAAATATTGTTTTGTTCCGAAATGTGCAAAGAGCTTAGCATTCCGTTTTATCAAGATGAAATTGATATTCCCGGACTATCAATGGAAGAAAAAACCGGTACTGAAGAAACAGGGCGGAAATATCGATATCAAGCGCTGCGAAAAATCGCAAAAGAGAACGGATATAACAAAATCGCGACGGGACATCATCGGGATGATCGAGTGGAAACGATTCTGTTTAATCTGGCGCGGGGAACAGGTCGCCATGGGATGATCGGATTCCAACCTTTTCGAGACAATGTTATCAGGCCTTTATATGATGTCAGTCGTGAAGAAATTTATGATTATCTGGAAGATAAAAAGATTGCCTATGTAATAGATAGTTCCAATACCAGCCCGCGTTATACTCGCAATCGGATACGCAGGCGCTTGATAAAACTGATCGAGAGGGATATTTCGTCATCAGCCAAAGATAATATTATTCGTTTTTCAGAAATCCTGCGGGCTGAGGAAGAGTTTCTCGCCGAGTATACCTCGAAATTATTTGGAAAACTTCACGCCATTACACCGGGCGGGAAGAATACTCTTGATTTGAAAAACAAATTAGACTATGATGTATGGCTCCAGCGTCGCTTATTGGTGCGTTTGTTGAAGCAGTGCGACGTGGATGAAATTGATTATGCCCTTGTCGAAAGGTTGCTCAAGAAGGTTAAAATCGGTAAAAGCGGAAAGATTCAAATCAGCGCTGAGCTATATGCCGATTATTTGAATGAAAAACTATTCGTTTTTAGACCGGGGCGGGAGATAAAGAGCGCTTATATTGAAATCCCGGGCAGATATGATTTGGATTATCCCCGAGTTTGGATTAAATTTGAATATATAGACGAGGATGAGGATATAGAAAGATATAAGAGAGATAAATCCGCAGCCTGTATTGACGCGGAGAAAATCAAATTACCTCTCAGTATCGGGGGGCTCAAACGAGGTCTCAGAATTCATCCTTTCGGTCGGCCGGGCAGGAAGAAGGCGCGAGATTTTTTGACAGATATAAAGTATCCTCGTCCATTACGCGATGAATTGCCCGTCGTATATGATAATGAGGGGGTAGTGTGGTTGGCGGGAATAGAAATTGATCAAAGGTTAGCGATAACCAGACGAACAAGGAAGATTTTGAAAATTGAAATCGGAAGGCGTTAG
- a CDS encoding cysteine synthase family protein — MSYNKTNFKINGQIRMPVSGLKSRKVDNLLETVGNTPLVKLNRMTDGLQTTIYVKPEFMNPGGSIKDRMAIYILNKAMAEGKIGPKTAIVEATSGNTGVAVAMFGAVHNYRVILTIPDKMSDEKINTLRSYGAEVHVCPTAVPAESPESYYSAAVRLGEETGDYFILNQYENLTNPEAHYHLTAPEIWEQTSGDIDILVGGVGTGGTMSGCSKYLKERKPKLISVAIDPIGSVFADFAASGKLIDPHPYFVEGIGEDKNCPTLQYEYIDHFIKVSDKDSFLIARELTAKEGILAGGSSGSAVWGALKYAREHDAKQTMVVILPDSGVKYLSRIYNDQWMREHGFLD, encoded by the coding sequence ATGAGCTACAATAAAACAAATTTCAAAATAAACGGCCAAATCAGGATGCCGGTCTCGGGATTGAAATCGAGAAAAGTTGACAATCTCCTCGAAACGGTCGGCAACACTCCTCTCGTTAAACTCAACCGTATGACCGATGGACTGCAAACGACGATTTACGTCAAACCGGAATTCATGAATCCCGGCGGGTCAATCAAAGACCGGATGGCCATATACATATTGAATAAGGCCATGGCCGAGGGCAAAATCGGTCCTAAAACCGCAATTGTCGAGGCCACCTCCGGTAATACCGGAGTAGCGGTAGCGATGTTCGGAGCGGTGCATAATTATCGGGTCATTCTCACTATTCCCGATAAAATGTCCGACGAAAAAATAAATACTCTCCGCTCTTACGGCGCCGAAGTTCACGTCTGCCCGACAGCCGTCCCGGCCGAATCGCCGGAATCTTATTACAGCGCCGCTGTCAGACTGGGCGAGGAAACGGGCGATTATTTTATATTGAATCAATATGAAAATCTCACCAATCCGGAAGCTCATTATCATCTGACCGCCCCGGAAATCTGGGAACAGACCAGCGGCGATATTGATATTCTCGTCGGAGGCGTCGGGACCGGAGGGACCATGTCGGGATGCTCGAAATATTTGAAAGAGCGAAAACCAAAATTGATTTCAGTGGCAATCGACCCGATCGGATCGGTTTTCGCTGATTTTGCAGCATCCGGGAAATTAATCGATCCTCATCCCTATTTTGTCGAGGGAATCGGAGAGGACAAAAACTGCCCGACTTTGCAATACGAATATATCGATCATTTTATCAAAGTCTCGGATAAAGACAGTTTTCTTATCGCACGGGAATTGACCGCCAAAGAAGGAATTCTTGCTGGTGGTTCATCGGGATCGGCAGTTTGGGGGGCGCTAAAGTACGCCCGCGAACATGACGCCAAACAAACCATGGTCGTCATACTGCCGGATTCAGGGGTTAAATATTTGTCGCGCATTTATAACGACCAATGGATGCGCGAACATGGTTTTCTTGACTAA
- a CDS encoding methyltransferase domain-containing protein codes for MRYNTFNETAREYDNIVTPCREHQVRTLVEDLKLTGNEKVLDIGCGSGLLSLEVLKKLKSPKQFTGIDLSEKMLALCRRRLWNNGFKDIDLKIGNSLALEFSDDFFDVIVSSNVLPWVGDQDAFIAEVKRALRPGGSFGLIALHTDVYKEFFKVIDDVRAVYRDCFNCNSVLQDIGVCLEDVSGHCRRLQSAGFQISRGYVLSTQEPIDADEYVRRFNAVTGETQLNSVPENKKDFIRRELYNRLRGKNGSLNVTEAINILISKKAANRTAMQ; via the coding sequence ATGCGCTACAATACGTTTAACGAAACTGCCCGAGAGTATGACAATATCGTAACTCCCTGCCGGGAGCATCAGGTCCGGACTTTGGTCGAAGATTTGAAACTGACCGGAAATGAAAAAGTCCTGGATATCGGTTGCGGTTCGGGTCTTTTATCGCTGGAAGTTTTGAAAAAACTAAAAAGTCCGAAACAGTTTACCGGAATTGACCTGTCGGAAAAAATGCTTGCGTTGTGTCGCCGCAGACTTTGGAATAACGGATTTAAAGATATCGATTTAAAAATTGGCAATTCATTAGCATTGGAGTTTTCAGATGACTTTTTTGATGTTATTGTTTCTTCCAATGTACTTCCCTGGGTTGGTGATCAGGATGCTTTCATCGCGGAAGTCAAAAGGGCCCTCAGGCCCGGCGGATCGTTCGGCTTGATTGCGCTTCATACCGACGTCTACAAAGAATTTTTCAAAGTAATCGATGATGTTCGCGCCGTTTATCGAGATTGCTTCAACTGCAATTCGGTTCTGCAGGATATCGGCGTTTGCCTCGAGGATGTTAGTGGACATTGCCGGCGTCTGCAGTCGGCCGGATTTCAGATTAGTCGCGGATATGTACTTTCCACCCAGGAACCGATTGACGCCGATGAATATGTTCGCCGTTTCAATGCCGTCACCGGAGAAACGCAGTTGAACTCAGTCCCCGAAAACAAAAAAGATTTCATCCGACGTGAACTGTATAATCGCCTCCGCGGTAAAAACGGTAGTCTCAACGTCACCGAAGCGATCAATATCCTGATTTCAAAAAAAGCGGCAAATAGAACGGCGATGCAATAG
- a CDS encoding DUF2971 domain-containing protein: MTDNPDILYKYRDWHVEKHRRILSHNKIFFTSARNFNDPFDGTIPLRYDKGSRQEISDKYSDRINKDNPNLNRIQKRDLAKKWRKKGLLRNRTHIKMTQDMTREQLFNDFGIFSLSAECLNILLWTHYSNSHRGFCVGFDMQKLDNMRNDPLYYADNLIDIHKVEYEIDYPLFNPYKMDDEEITQKPLITKSSAWSYENEYRLILFDKTNVEIDLLDEIIAEVYLGCKISPEDKEQIIDALQKRKNRPELFITKMQENSFGLIKESIDY; encoded by the coding sequence ATGACTGATAATCCTGATATTTTATATAAATATAGAGATTGGCATGTTGAAAAACACAGGCGAATCTTAAGCCATAATAAAATATTTTTCACATCCGCTCGAAATTTCAATGACCCATTTGATGGCACTATACCGTTACGATATGATAAAGGCTCGAGACAAGAAATTAGTGATAAATACAGTGATCGTATAAATAAAGATAATCCTAATCTGAATCGAATCCAGAAAAGAGATCTTGCAAAGAAATGGCGTAAGAAAGGGCTTTTAAGAAATCGTACGCACATTAAAATGACTCAAGATATGACAAGAGAGCAACTATTTAATGACTTTGGCATTTTTTCATTATCTGCTGAGTGTTTAAATATCTTACTCTGGACTCATTATTCCAATTCTCACAGAGGCTTTTGTGTCGGATTCGATATGCAGAAGTTAGATAATATGAGAAACGACCCACTTTATTACGCTGACAATTTAATTGATATTCATAAAGTAGAATACGAGATCGACTACCCTCTCTTCAACCCATACAAAATGGATGATGAGGAAATAACTCAGAAGCCATTAATTACTAAATCGTCTGCATGGAGTTATGAAAATGAATATAGGCTAATTCTCTTTGATAAAACGAATGTAGAAATTGATTTATTGGATGAGATAATTGCTGAGGTATATTTGGGTTGCAAGATATCACCAGAGGATAAGGAACAGATTATTGATGCCTTGCAAAAACGGAAAAATCGGCCAGAGTTATTTATAACAAAAATGCAAGAAAATAGTTTTGGATTAATTAAAGAGTCCATAGATTATTGA